A stretch of DNA from bacterium:
CAGTCGTGTTCGTGCATACTATAGCAGGATTGTGGCTCATCCAAGTACCTGAATTGCTTTGGCTGGTAATGTTGCTTGTTTGGGTGGCTCAGTATGTACTGGCGCACTTCTGGCTTGAGCGATTGGGATTTCACAATTCATTCGTTGCCTCGATCTGGGCACTTGTGTCGGTTGAATTAGTATGGGTCTCTAGCTTTGCTATCACGGTATATAATCCAGTACAGCCTTGGGGAGTTCTGCTGACTCGATCGAGCTTGATGATCCTGGTCTTGGCATATGCTTGGGGGTTCATGTTGCAACTGCATAGCCGCCGCAGGCTCTCAAAAGCTCTGGTGCTTGAGTATGGTATGATGTGCACAATCGCACTCATCGCGCTACTTGTGATGCCAATATAGTGATAAATTAATCGAAACCCTTGGAGGGAGTGATAGATGGAATCCAAAGACATGCAGCCTGTGCTGCCAGTGAAGTCGAAGCCGGTGCGCAAACCGAAATCAACCAAGCCATCATTAGTAATGATGGCACTGATCTCATTTCTGTCAGGTGTACTGGGAGCTGGTTTGTATGGGTATGCCACGAAGTCAACACCAGTAGCAAATCTCGTAGCTCAAAATAAGCAAGTTACCCTCCAAGAAAACTCGGCAACAATAGACTTGGTTAAAAAGGTGAGCCCGAGTGTCGTCAGTATTACGACCAGCAGTGCGGTGCGCAGTATCTTTGGTCTCAACCAGTCTCAACAGGGTGCTGGCACGGGAATTATCGTTACCAGTGACGGCTTGATACTTACCAACAAGCATGTCGTCGAGGGAGCGAGTTCATTTACAGTCACGACTACTGATGGCAGGCAATACACGGGCAAGCTCATTGCAACCGATCCTGCTAACGACGTGGCGTTTTTGCGCGTTGAAGCAAGTGGGCTGCAGGCAGCTGAGCTGGGTGATAGCGACAAGGTAGAGGTCGGACAGCGTGTGGTTGCGATCGGTAACGCTCTGGGTCAGTTTGCAAACACCGTTACTACCGGTGTCATATCTGGCAAAAGTCGGCCGATCGAAGCATCTGATGGTTCTGGTGGTATGGAGCAGCTGACGAATCTCTTCCAGACTGATGCAGCAATTAACCCAGGCAACTCTGGTGGTCCGTTACTGAATATCGAAGGACAGGTGATCGGTATCAATACGGCGATCGCTGGTCAGAATGCACAGAATATCGGGTTTGCGATTCCGATTAATGAAGTTAAAACCACACTTGACACTGTTAAGACGACCGGCAAGATCGAGCGCCCATATCTTGGTGTGCGCTATGTGATGCTCACACAGGCTTTTGCAGAGCGAAACAATCTCCCGGTTAAGGAAGGCGCACTGCTGCGTGGCGATGACCAAACTCTTGCGGTTGTGTCGGGTAGCCCGGCGCAAAAGGCTGGTTTGCGCGAGGGTGACATTATTACCAAGATTGGCGATAAGGACGTCAACACAAAGACCCCGCTATCCAATGTGGTGGTGCAATTTAAGGTTGGGCAGACGGTGGATGTAAAGTACTACCGGGATGGTAATGAGCAGACAGCGAAAGTGACTTTTGAGGTTAGTCCGGCGAATTAGTCTTAGTCGCCCGTTGTAGGCCGAGGATGAAATAATCCTGGAAGATAGGCTTCATGTCGACCGTCTGGGCGAGTGTTATGAGGGCTGGTTGTTGCCAGGGATCAGACTCGATCCAGAGCTGAGTCTGATCGTGTGCATGGCCGGGGAGTTGATCGAAAAACTTCCGGTATAGATCGAGGCCGTCATCGGCGCCACCAAAAAGTGCGACATCAGGCTCAGCTTGGACTTCGGGTAGCAGGTCCATCGAGCGCGTGACATACGGGAGATTTGCAACGATGATGTCGAATACATCCTCGACAGATTCTAAGAGATCTGATTCTATAAAGGTAATCTCATAATTCTTACCTAGTAGTCGTTGGGCGTTTTCTCGTGCGAGCTCGAGCGCATCCTTCGATATTTCGCTGGCAGTTACGATGATGTCTGGTCGATGATATTTTAAGGCTATAGCCATTGCTCCCGAACCGGTGCCGACATCGAGGGTGCGAGCGGCGCGTGGGGCTCGCTTGATGACTTGGTCGACAACTGTCTCGGTTTCGACTCGTGGTGTAAGTACACGCGCATCAATTTTGAAATCAAGGCTGGCAAATTCTCGTGTACCTAGCACGTAGCTTAATGGTTGTCGCTGGGCGCGTTTTTGAACAAGCGAAGTAGTCAATCGCAATTGCTCTTGAGTCAATGAATCATATTCGTGCGCAAGCAGCCAAGCTCGATCCTGTTGCAAGACGTGGGCGAGGATGAGCTCAGTGTCGGTTCGTGCGCCTGAGATCTCGGCTTGTGCGAGCACCTCAGTTGCTTGCTGAATTGCTTCTTTAATAGTCATTATTTTTGGCTGTCGAGCGCTCGCTCGATATCGGCTTCTTTGAGGGCTGCGTGATGTTCGTCGATTTCACCATCCATAAAGCGCGTAAGCCCGTGCGTAGTGAAGCCGATACGATGATCGGTGATGCGATCCTGAGGGAAATTGTAGGTCCGGATCTTCTCTGATCGATCCCCTGTACCAATTTGGCTCAAACGAACATCCCCAAGTTCTTGACGGCGCTTTTCTTCTTCGAGGGCAAGCAAGCGTGAGCGAAGGACAGCTAGGGCTTTGGCACGGTTTTTGATCTGACTTTTTTCATCCTGACAGGTCACCACAATGCCAGTTGGGAGGTGGGTCAGGCGTACGGCTGAGTCGGTTGTGTTGACGCTCTGGCCGCCATTCCCACTCGAACGATAGACGTCGACGCGAATCTCGTTGTCGGCGATCTCGATCTCGGTCTCCTCAGCTTCCGGAAGTACTGCGACGGTGACGGTCGAGGTGTGGATGCGACCCTGAGACTCGGTAGCTGGCACGCGCTGGACACGATGTACACCAGATTCGTACTTGAATTTTCCATAGGCATTCGGTCCGCTGGCTTCAAAGATGACTTCTTTGTATCCACCGACTTCATTTGGGCTATCTGAGAGCATGGTGAGCTTAAGGCCGTGAGTTTCGGCAAAACGAGCGTACAGGCGAGCTAACTCTCCGGCGAAGAGCGAACTCTCATCACCGCCAGCTCCGGCGCGGATTTCAATAATGGCGGTCTTAGCGTCGTGTGGGTCGGTTGGTACAAGTGCGAGTCTAACCTTATTCTGTAATTCCACGAGTCGCGCCTCCAACTCAAGGATTTCTTCCTTGGCGAGTGTCCCCATCTCGGCGTCGCCGATGAGGCCACGGGCTTCTTCGAGCTCTAGTTCGGTTTTTTGGACAGCTTCAAACAACGAGAGTTTATCAGTGAGCTCACGTTGTTCATTCACCAAGGCCCCGGCTCGGGAGCTGGCATATATCTCTGGCTTGGCGAGCTCGATTGCGAGTTCGTCTAGGCGGGCTTTGGTCTTGTCGATAACGGCTTGGTCTATCATAGTCTTACCCTTGATTGTATCAGGTTATACGCGAAACGACGCCCATGATGTGGCGTCGCATGCATGTTATCTAGTAGTTATTTATCAGTTTGTGGAGCTTCGGCTGGAGCGTCAACAGTTTCGGCCTTGAGCTCTTTTTTGATATCGGCAAGTGTAGCCTTGGTCTTGGCAGCCTTCTCAGTCTTAGCTTTCTTCGGGGCAGTAGTCTTCTGGATGCTAGCTGACTTCTTACGCAGTGCCTCAAAGCGATCGACACGACCTGCGGTGTCGACGAGCTTCTGCTTACCGGTATAAAATGGGTGACAATTTGAGCAGATTTCGACCGTGATTTCTGGCACGGTAGAGTGGCTCATAAAAGTTGTCTCACAACCGAGGCAGGTTACCTTGGTCTCAACCCAATCTGGATGGATATTGGCTTTCATAACCCGACCATGATACCAGATAGTGACAAGTCGGTCAACGGTAGTGTATGGTGAGACCATTAATGGGAGTACATCTGATGGATCTGATCATGATTTTAGGTATTATCGCGCTGGTTATTATTATTGCTGGGCTAAAAATAGTGCAGCAATATGAGCGAGGAGTTGTCTTTCGTCTCGGGCGTGTGGTAGGTGAGAAGGAGCCAGGTCTCAGGATCATAATCCCGCTTATCGATCAGCTACGAAAAGTCCGCTTGCAGACGATCACTATGCCGATTGTGAGTCAAAAGATTATCACTCGAGACAATGTGTCGATTGATGTGGCCGCGGTTGCGTACTACAAAGTCGTCGATGCCACTAAGGCTTTGGTGGCGATTGCTGACGTAGCGAGTGCAGTCAATCAGATCGCCCAGACGAGCGTGCGCAATATCGCCGGTCAATTTGTGCTCGATGAAATCCTTTCGCAGACTACGAAAATTAATGAACAGATTAAGGCAGTGATCGATCGACAGACCGAAGAATGGGGCGTGCAGGTGAGTATCGTGGAGATCAAGGACATCCAGCTGCCGGAGAGCATGCAAAGGGCGATGGCGAAGGAAGCCGAAGCCGAGCGTGAGAAGCGTGCGAAGGTGATCGCTGCAGAAGGAGAGCTTGCTGCGGTGGATAAATTGAGTCAAGCTGCCGATCAGATCGCGCAGCATCCAGTTGCGTTGCAGCTGCGTAATCTCCAGACCCTCTCGGAGATCGCAGTCGAGAAGAACTCGACCATCATCTTTCCAAATCAGTTTCTGCCGACGACCGATGATATCAATAAATTCTTTGCACTTGAGAATATACGTATAGAGAAGCCGACGAAATAGGCGTTTAAGCTCACTCATAAGCAATTTCTCGATCAAAAGCTCACGCGTACGAGTTGGCACAGGCAGCACGTACTGGATTGCCGTTATGCCGCAATCGATGCCCATGATAGTTATGTGATTGAGAGTATCTTCGAAGATTGCAAGTTTTCGGTGGTAGATTGGTGTCTGAGTCACTTTATGCGAGTTGAGTTTCGTAACTGATCTTTGACGATGTGGATTTCGACGGCTCTGAGTTTAAGTTAGTGAAATTTATCGACTGTGATTGAAGGGAAGTTGATCTGTCGCAGTGTAAATTTGGAGTGAAAGAGATGGATCTAACTGGCACGAAGCTAGGTAAGATCTCCGGGTTCGAGACGCTTAGCGGTCATGAGCTTGAGTACAAGCAAGCGATTGGGTTCTTGCCACAATTCCTCCAGCAATACCATATGAAGATCAAAGAGTCTTAATGTAATAGGTCCCGCGAAGCATATAGCCTCGCGGGACTAATTGAAGGATAAAGAAAAAGGCGTCTAAGCGAGTATGAGCACAGCTTCTTGGGCGTTACCGGTGACGAGTTTGGCGAGCGCTTCCGCATCTCGCTGCCTTACAACAACTGGCCGACAGCCGGTGCGCGGAATGCGATCCCCGCACGATGAACGGGGACGGACCAAGCTGGTGCGTATGACGCCGCTGGACGACAGCATGACACTACGCATAAAGAGGCGCCCATTGACATGATGGAAGGCCAAGACCACAGTGTGCGGCTCTGATGGGTGGGATGGCTGCATGTGTATCGTGCGGACATCTTCTTCTGTCCATGAGTCTGGTGTGAAGTGATATTGCTTCAGGGCTCGTACGGCCCACACAGGGCACTTTGCCCTGATAGCGAGCTGTTCGTCTGTCATATGATTCCACCTTTTGTTCTTGTTTCGGGTATTACTCGATCTTTTGTATCGTGCCTGGCCGTAGGTGTGAGCCTGGCTTGAGTGCGAAAGAATCCCCCTATTAACCCGGGTGAAGGTTCTATTGACACCTCGATTTCTTTCGAAAAGTGCTTATGTATAATTATACGCCTCGCCGTCAAGAGGATGTGTATGGTAGCCATTGAATCACAAAACCCCCAATCTCCGGAGAGAAAGGGGGCTTTGCTTTGAACCAAGTGCTAGTTTGCTGGTCTTATAAAAGACCAAGCTTACGAGCACAAGCTGGCCATGGACTCCAACCACGTCGGGCTTGAGTCTCACGAGCCTTGGCATCCTGAACTTCTGGTGGAGCGAGGTCTGGTCGCGCATAGCCACCATAGTTTGCCCACGTACTCAGGTTGTACTGGTAGGCACCAAAAAAACCGTTACCGGTGTTCTTAGTATAGTCACCACCAGCTTCACAGAATCGCAACTGCGCAAAAGCGTCGTCACCGCCAATAATGACAGGTGTTCGCTTGATAGCAGTAGCAACTCGGATGGCTGCTTTCTTAGCAGCTTCAGCCTTGGCATCAGCTTCCTGCTTCGCCTTGAGGGGTTTCACAACCGCGTCGTCAAACGACGGAACGGTCGAAGCTACCTTCAGGGGGCTGGCAGATTTGGTTGTAAAGGTGAGGGCGTGCGTGCTCGAAGCCGCAGCTTCTGCCACACGGGCAGGGAGCTGGACGGTAACCGGAGTGTGCACGACCTGAGTGGTTACCTGTAGTGTAGCTACGGCGAGAACCGCCATAGCTGTGTGGATAGTACGCATAGAATCGTGAGCGCGAGACTCACTGGTTCATTGCTCCTTTCCACCCTCCGTAGGAGTCACCGTGTGTATCATATCTGTTGCCAGAAAGGGTACGTTTATAGGGACCCTCCCAAGAAAAAAGACCCTATCTGTCACATCTGATCTAGATACGGTCGTCAATTCCTGAGAACGGCGTGTATATTACCCTATATAGGGTGTTTTGTCAAGCCCTTATGCTTATTATTCTTGTGCAACTCTGGATTGACAGATTGTAACAGATAGGATAAGATAGGCGAGCTAAAGTAATTAATCTTTCAGTAGCTCACAAAAAACTTCCTCCCGCTTGGGAAGAGCTACTACGAGAAAAGGAAGCAATATGTCAATAAAAACTACGGCTCCTAAGAAGGTGTCGGCTAAAAAAACTACTGCTCCAAGTGCAAGCGCACTTCAGGAGCTCCTGCAAGCTGGTGTCCACTTTGGTCACAAGACTGAGCGCTGGCATCCAAAAATGGCCCCATTTATTCATTCAGCACGCAATGGGGTACATATTCTTGACCTCATTCAGACGGAAACTCGCCTCAAAGAAGCCGAGAAGATCGTCGAGCAACTTACCGGACAAGGTAAGACTGTACTCTTTGTTGCTACCAAGCGTCAGGCCAAGGCTGTCGTTGAGAAGGCTGCTAAGGACGCCGGTATGCCGTACGTCACCTATCGTTGGCTTGGCGGGATGTTGACCAACTGGGAGACTATCTCGAGTCGTATTCGTCATCTCAAGAAGCTTGAAGCGCAACGCGAGGATGGTAGCTTTGATAAGCTTACCAAGAAAGAGCGCCTCTTGCGCGACGAAGAGACCACGAAGCTCTCCAAGACATTTGGTGGCGTGCGAGATTTGACTCAATTGCCAGATGCATTGTTTATCGTTGATATCCCGCGTGAGACGATCGCGATCAAGGAAGCGAATCACTTGAAGACCCCGGTCATTGCTATGGCTGATACGAATGCTAACCCAGAGGGTGTGCAGTACGTTATTCCTGCGAATGATGATGCAGTGAAGTCAGTTGCATTGATCACTAACCGCATCGCTCAGGCTGCAAGCAAAGGCGCTGCTGCCTATGCCGCCAAGACCAAATCAGATAAAAACGAAGAATCGGAGGGTTAATCACCTATGTCAATCGAAGACATCAAGAAGCTACGCGAAATGACGGGGGCCGGCATGATGCAGGCCAAGGAGGCACTTACGGAAGCCAACGGCGATATCGAGAAAGCTCAAGAAATCCTGCGCGTCAAAGGCATGGCGAAGGCAGATAAGAAGGCTGATCGTGTGGCTGGTGCTGGCATGATCGGAAGCTACGTCCATGGTGGCCGCATTGGCGTACTGGTGGAAGTGAACTGCGAGACTGACTTTGTTGTCAAGACTGAAGACTTCCAGAATCTCGTCGAAGAGCTGGCACTGCATATCGCTGCCATTAGCCCACAATACGTGAGGCGCGATGAAGTACCAGAAGAAGTGATGACAAAAGAAAAAAGTCTCTTTGAAGAAGAAGTCAAAGAGACTGGCAAGCCGGCGGAGCACGTGGGTAAGATCATCGAAGGCAAGATGGACAAGTGGCTTGCAGGCATCTGCTTGCTCGAGCAGCCATTCTATAAGGATGATTCGATGACTGTTGATGAATATGTGAAAAGCGTCATTGGTAAGCTCGGTGAGAACATCGTCGTGCGTCGCTTCACCCGCCTCGAACTCGGTC
This window harbors:
- a CDS encoding trypsin-like peptidase domain-containing protein, which codes for MALISFLSGVLGAGLYGYATKSTPVANLVAQNKQVTLQENSATIDLVKKVSPSVVSITTSSAVRSIFGLNQSQQGAGTGIIVTSDGLILTNKHVVEGASSFTVTTTDGRQYTGKLIATDPANDVAFLRVEASGLQAAELGDSDKVEVGQRVVAIGNALGQFANTVTTGVISGKSRPIEASDGSGGMEQLTNLFQTDAAINPGNSGGPLLNIEGQVIGINTAIAGQNAQNIGFAIPINEVKTTLDTVKTTGKIERPYLGVRYVMLTQAFAERNNLPVKEGALLRGDDQTLAVVSGSPAQKAGLREGDIITKIGDKDVNTKTPLSNVVVQFKVGQTVDVKYYRDGNEQTAKVTFEVSPAN
- the prmC gene encoding peptide chain release factor N(5)-glutamine methyltransferase, which codes for MTIKEAIQQATEVLAQAEISGARTDTELILAHVLQQDRAWLLAHEYDSLTQEQLRLTTSLVQKRAQRQPLSYVLGTREFASLDFKIDARVLTPRVETETVVDQVIKRAPRAARTLDVGTGSGAMAIALKYHRPDIIVTASEISKDALELARENAQRLLGKNYEITFIESDLLESVEDVFDIIVANLPYVTRSMDLLPEVQAEPDVALFGGADDGLDLYRKFFDQLPGHAHDQTQLWIESDPWQQPALITLAQTVDMKPIFQDYFILGLQRATKTNSPD
- the prfA gene encoding peptide chain release factor 1, translated to MIDQAVIDKTKARLDELAIELAKPEIYASSRAGALVNEQRELTDKLSLFEAVQKTELELEEARGLIGDAEMGTLAKEEILELEARLVELQNKVRLALVPTDPHDAKTAIIEIRAGAGGDESSLFAGELARLYARFAETHGLKLTMLSDSPNEVGGYKEVIFEASGPNAYGKFKYESGVHRVQRVPATESQGRIHTSTVTVAVLPEAEETEIEIADNEIRVDVYRSSGNGGQSVNTTDSAVRLTHLPTGIVVTCQDEKSQIKNRAKALAVLRSRLLALEEEKRRQELGDVRLSQIGTGDRSEKIRTYNFPQDRITDHRIGFTTHGLTRFMDGEIDEHHAALKEADIERALDSQK
- the rpmE gene encoding 50S ribosomal protein L31; translation: MKANIHPDWVETKVTCLGCETTFMSHSTVPEITVEICSNCHPFYTGKQKLVDTAGRVDRFEALRKKSASIQKTTAPKKAKTEKAAKTKATLADIKKELKAETVDAPAEAPQTDK
- a CDS encoding slipin family protein — encoded protein: MDLIMILGIIALVIIIAGLKIVQQYERGVVFRLGRVVGEKEPGLRIIIPLIDQLRKVRLQTITMPIVSQKIITRDNVSIDVAAVAYYKVVDATKALVAIADVASAVNQIAQTSVRNIAGQFVLDEILSQTTKINEQIKAVIDRQTEEWGVQVSIVEIKDIQLPESMQRAMAKEAEAEREKRAKVIAAEGELAAVDKLSQAADQIAQHPVALQLRNLQTLSEIAVEKNSTIIFPNQFLPTTDDINKFFALENIRIEKPTK
- a CDS encoding transglycosylase family protein, producing the protein MAVLAVATLQVTTQVVHTPVTVQLPARVAEAAASSTHALTFTTKSASPLKVASTVPSFDDAVVKPLKAKQEADAKAEAAKKAAIRVATAIKRTPVIIGGDDAFAQLRFCEAGGDYTKNTGNGFFGAYQYNLSTWANYGGYARPDLAPPEVQDAKARETQARRGWSPWPACARKLGLL
- the rpsB gene encoding 30S ribosomal protein S2, with product MSIKTTAPKKVSAKKTTAPSASALQELLQAGVHFGHKTERWHPKMAPFIHSARNGVHILDLIQTETRLKEAEKIVEQLTGQGKTVLFVATKRQAKAVVEKAAKDAGMPYVTYRWLGGMLTNWETISSRIRHLKKLEAQREDGSFDKLTKKERLLRDEETTKLSKTFGGVRDLTQLPDALFIVDIPRETIAIKEANHLKTPVIAMADTNANPEGVQYVIPANDDAVKSVALITNRIAQAASKGAAAYAAKTKSDKNEESEG
- the tsf gene encoding translation elongation factor Ts; this encodes MSIEDIKKLREMTGAGMMQAKEALTEANGDIEKAQEILRVKGMAKADKKADRVAGAGMIGSYVHGGRIGVLVEVNCETDFVVKTEDFQNLVEELALHIAAISPQYVRRDEVPEEVMTKEKSLFEEEVKETGKPAEHVGKIIEGKMDKWLAGICLLEQPFYKDDSMTVDEYVKSVIGKLGENIVVRRFTRLELGQ